A DNA window from Sporosarcina sp. ANT_H38 contains the following coding sequences:
- the tyrS gene encoding tyrosine--tRNA ligase, translating into MKEKLMEDLKWRGLLYQQTDEAGLEDLLNKEKISLYCGVDPTADSMHIGHIVPLLTLRRFQMHGHRPILLVGGATGMIGDPSGRSEERQLQTTEQIDKNVAGIKKQMEQIFDFNSENGAQMVNNNDWVGSMSVIEFLRDFGKLLGVNYMLAKDNVASRLDSGISFTEFSYMLIQGIDFNHLFNNYGCRVQIGGSDQWGNITTGLEVIRKTHEEEVKAFGITIPLVTKADGTKFGKSASGAVWLDAEKTSPYEFYQFWINTADADAVKYMKIFTFIEREEIEAFEITIQEEPHLRKAQLRLAEEMTRLIHGQEALDQAIRISKALFSGDLKTLTANEMKDAFKDVPSFEMAKEDKNIVDFIVDSGVSPSRRQAREDVTNGAISLNGERVTDTAYEVSATDRLEDAFTIVRRGKKNYKMVKFV; encoded by the coding sequence AAACAAGGAAAAAATTTCTCTGTATTGTGGCGTTGATCCGACTGCGGATAGCATGCACATTGGACATATCGTCCCACTGCTAACACTTCGCCGTTTCCAAATGCATGGGCATCGTCCGATCCTACTTGTCGGTGGAGCTACGGGTATGATTGGAGATCCATCAGGTCGCTCTGAGGAAAGACAGCTCCAAACGACTGAACAGATTGATAAAAATGTTGCTGGGATTAAGAAACAAATGGAGCAGATTTTCGATTTCAATTCAGAAAATGGCGCGCAAATGGTGAATAACAATGACTGGGTCGGTTCGATGAGCGTCATCGAATTTTTACGCGATTTTGGTAAGTTATTAGGCGTTAACTATATGCTAGCGAAAGACAATGTTGCATCACGTCTTGATAGTGGAATTTCCTTCACTGAGTTTTCTTACATGCTCATTCAAGGGATTGACTTCAATCATTTATTCAATAATTATGGCTGTAGAGTTCAAATTGGTGGATCTGATCAGTGGGGCAATATTACGACAGGGCTTGAAGTGATTCGTAAAACGCATGAAGAAGAAGTGAAAGCTTTCGGTATCACAATCCCACTAGTTACGAAAGCAGATGGCACGAAATTCGGTAAAAGTGCGAGCGGAGCAGTATGGCTTGATGCAGAAAAAACATCTCCATATGAATTCTATCAGTTCTGGATCAATACAGCTGATGCGGATGCCGTCAAATATATGAAAATATTTACGTTCATAGAGCGTGAAGAAATTGAGGCATTTGAAATTACGATTCAAGAAGAACCACATTTACGGAAAGCACAACTTAGACTGGCAGAAGAGATGACACGTCTGATTCATGGTCAGGAAGCGCTTGACCAGGCAATCCGTATTTCGAAAGCATTATTCAGTGGTGATTTGAAAACACTCACTGCGAATGAAATGAAAGACGCATTCAAAGACGTTCCTTCGTTTGAAATGGCGAAAGAAGATAAAAACATCGTTGACTTTATCGTCGATTCTGGCGTGTCGCCATCAAGACGACAAGCTCGAGAAGACGTGACAAATGGTGCGATTTCATTAAATGGTGAACGGGTGACTGATACAGCTTACGAGGTCAGCGCAACAGATCGTCTTGAAGATGCGTTTACAATTGTTCGACGCGGCAAGAAAAATTACAAAATGGTGAAATTCGTTTAA
- a CDS encoding sensor domain-containing diguanylate cyclase — translation MTDHQLTMYKIKSDLMDLWAEDTALQSYERWFEVLKPILKNHFCIVEADFFVYVNNVFMPLRGHKAVYKRENVITFDALKTGEEVNRASLISQVREKGYDYTDDFLLFQNLNSEPLGLLILKSTVEWGAFSASPYSYELEKVVCHLIDRVRKIVFLMKEEKSSRHLFGVTELFNSTMQSNVILDGVVSAISRTFPTSDVGLLLSHDQKVVTHNYKLIDYINERPSTMNTFLSGEMTNEVMSDLSCKLINAPIKGRQGVYGVLQIKAPVDFVFSSTQKNFVGRVVNAAGSALEKAILHDQSHRVIEDLQLVNETSRKLNSNMKFGEMTEFLKRQLQKAFRPTEIAFVFYDEKDSYDISQLSTDFFGTESGKKYIGFASKHLRSGKEALFNANFSSIMNESNCYDSIIAIPIMNQEILTGFVVLLHKEQYFFSFDSFKLMQSLIGHSSLALANSVLRDQLQDLVDKDHLTKLYTRSYVDNIIEKSIADDEMGVFILLDVDDFKHVNDTYGHVAGDDVLKQIASSILSEVSSKGIAARWGGEEIAIFLPLTEFQEGALFAERLVQLIPTTTEPSVTVSIGMHNWTSKGYSTYKELFQKTDKALYTAKNNGKNQAVIHKETRLAFF, via the coding sequence GTGACGGATCATCAATTGACAATGTATAAAATTAAAAGTGATTTGATGGATTTATGGGCCGAAGATACTGCTTTGCAATCTTATGAGCGATGGTTTGAGGTATTGAAACCGATACTAAAGAATCATTTTTGTATTGTGGAAGCGGATTTTTTCGTATATGTAAATAATGTTTTCATGCCTCTTAGAGGGCATAAAGCTGTTTATAAGAGGGAAAACGTCATAACTTTTGATGCATTGAAAACTGGGGAAGAGGTTAACCGTGCATCTTTAATTTCACAAGTGCGAGAAAAAGGGTACGACTATACAGACGACTTTCTTTTATTCCAAAATTTGAACTCTGAACCTCTTGGACTGTTGATTCTGAAATCTACTGTTGAATGGGGTGCTTTCAGTGCATCACCCTACTCGTACGAGCTTGAAAAAGTAGTGTGTCATCTCATAGACAGGGTCAGGAAGATAGTCTTTCTAATGAAAGAAGAAAAAAGCTCCAGGCATTTGTTTGGCGTCACCGAATTATTCAATTCGACGATGCAAAGTAATGTAATATTGGACGGTGTGGTCTCTGCGATATCTAGAACTTTCCCAACATCCGATGTGGGACTACTTTTATCTCATGATCAAAAAGTAGTGACGCATAACTATAAGTTAATTGATTACATTAATGAAAGACCGTCTACAATGAATACGTTCTTATCAGGCGAAATGACAAACGAAGTAATGTCTGATTTGTCCTGCAAGTTGATTAATGCGCCAATCAAAGGAAGACAAGGTGTCTATGGTGTGTTGCAAATTAAAGCGCCAGTTGACTTCGTTTTTTCATCGACACAGAAAAATTTTGTCGGTAGGGTAGTGAATGCAGCAGGAAGTGCACTGGAAAAAGCGATTCTACATGATCAGTCACACCGAGTTATCGAAGACTTACAACTAGTCAATGAAACGTCTAGGAAATTAAACAGTAATATGAAATTTGGAGAAATGACGGAATTTTTAAAACGACAATTGCAAAAAGCATTTCGACCAACTGAAATTGCGTTCGTTTTTTACGATGAAAAAGATAGCTATGATATCTCTCAATTAAGTACGGATTTTTTTGGAACTGAATCAGGAAAAAAATATATTGGATTTGCATCGAAACACTTGCGAAGTGGGAAAGAAGCTTTATTCAATGCGAACTTCAGCAGTATAATGAACGAGTCTAATTGTTACGATTCAATCATTGCGATTCCAATTATGAATCAAGAGATACTTACAGGCTTTGTTGTATTATTGCATAAAGAACAGTACTTCTTTTCTTTTGACAGCTTCAAGCTAATGCAATCTCTAATTGGACATTCTTCGCTTGCACTTGCAAACTCAGTATTACGCGACCAGCTACAGGACCTTGTCGATAAAGATCATCTAACCAAGCTCTATACAAGGAGTTATGTGGACAATATTATTGAAAAGTCCATTGCTGATGATGAAATGGGTGTCTTTATTCTATTAGATGTCGATGATTTTAAGCATGTAAACGACACATATGGTCATGTAGCAGGGGATGATGTGTTGAAGCAGATTGCTTCTTCCATCCTATCAGAAGTATCCAGCAAAGGGATTGCTGCAAGGTGGGGCGGAGAGGAAATCGCTATCTTTTTGCCGTTAACAGAATTTCAAGAGGGTGCATTATTTGCGGAACGTCTAGTCCAACTTATTCCTACTACGACTGAACCCTCGGTTACTGTATCAATAGGGATGCATAACTGGACTTCGAAAGGGTATTCAACTTATAAAGAGTTGTTTCAGAAGACTGACAAAGCACTTTATACGGCAAAAAATAATGGTAAAAACCAAGCTGTAATTCATAAAGAAACCAGACTTGCCTTCTTCTAA
- a CDS encoding YolD-like family protein yields the protein MTAIPKPPKSKVVVGPKLTETDFLEISERIGESKEFNIEVEVTIYAQKRYESVTGIVIEIDGQQGKLTLQMGYESIKINMNNIVSVK from the coding sequence ATGACAGCAATCCCAAAACCACCGAAATCAAAGGTTGTGGTAGGACCGAAACTAACAGAAACCGACTTTCTTGAAATCAGCGAGAGAATAGGGGAATCAAAGGAATTCAATATAGAGGTAGAAGTTACGATATATGCTCAAAAGCGTTATGAGTCAGTTACAGGGATCGTTATAGAAATCGATGGTCAACAAGGTAAATTGACGCTGCAAATGGGCTACGAAAGCATAAAAATCAACATGAATAATATCGTGAGTGTGAAATGA
- the megL gene encoding methionine gamma-lyase — protein sequence MGKKNLHKDTVVIHEGYDDREHQGSLAAPLYQTSTFAFETAVQGENRFSGAEKGNVYSRLGNPTVRVLEERMTALENGKGTLAFGSGMATVSTILVYLTKSGDHILCSRGIYGCTFGLLGMLDQKYNITHDLIQMKTEEEIERAIKPETVCIYIETPINPTMELVDLHAVVNVAKRHGLRVVVDNTFLSPYLQNPLDIGADFVLHSATKYINGHGDVIAGLLVGADKEEMESIRKSVQKDFGGIISPFDAWLLIRGLKTLSVRMERHTLNAERIFAFLKGQKLVEEIYYPFDEDNPQYELAKRQMRAGGGLISFAIKGGKEGAQLFMDSLSLIKIAVSLGDAETLIQHPATMTHSVIPEAERLQMGITDSLLRLSVGLEHADDLIADFKKAFAVMETAITKQD from the coding sequence ATGGGCAAAAAAAATCTTCACAAAGATACGGTCGTTATCCATGAAGGGTATGATGACAGAGAACATCAGGGAAGTTTAGCGGCCCCGCTTTACCAAACGTCGACCTTTGCGTTTGAAACAGCGGTGCAAGGGGAAAATCGCTTTTCAGGTGCTGAGAAAGGAAACGTTTATTCTAGACTCGGAAATCCGACTGTCCGCGTGTTAGAAGAACGTATGACAGCACTTGAGAACGGCAAAGGCACACTTGCGTTTGGCTCGGGTATGGCGACAGTCAGTACGATTCTTGTTTACTTGACGAAATCGGGCGATCATATTCTGTGTTCTCGAGGGATTTATGGTTGCACATTCGGACTTCTTGGTATGTTAGATCAAAAATACAATATCACGCATGATCTTATTCAGATGAAGACGGAAGAGGAAATTGAACGAGCAATTAAACCGGAAACAGTCTGTATATATATTGAAACGCCTATCAACCCGACAATGGAACTTGTTGATCTACACGCAGTTGTCAACGTAGCCAAACGTCATGGACTTCGAGTAGTAGTTGACAATACCTTTTTGTCACCCTATTTACAAAACCCGCTCGATATCGGCGCGGATTTCGTTTTGCATAGTGCTACAAAATATATTAACGGTCACGGAGATGTCATAGCCGGGCTTCTCGTTGGAGCTGACAAAGAAGAGATGGAGTCAATTCGTAAGTCCGTGCAGAAAGATTTCGGGGGTATTATATCGCCATTCGATGCTTGGCTTCTAATCCGAGGATTGAAAACATTATCAGTTCGTATGGAACGTCATACTTTGAATGCAGAAAGAATATTTGCTTTTCTTAAAGGTCAGAAGCTTGTTGAAGAAATTTATTATCCGTTCGATGAAGATAATCCGCAATATGAATTAGCGAAACGTCAAATGAGAGCAGGAGGCGGACTTATTTCATTTGCAATTAAGGGCGGAAAAGAAGGCGCTCAGTTGTTCATGGATAGCCTTTCCCTTATTAAAATTGCAGTCAGTCTGGGAGACGCAGAAACGCTTATCCAGCATCCTGCAACGATGACTCATTCAGTTATTCCAGAGGCGGAACGTCTGCAGATGGGTATCACAGATTCTTTGCTTAGGCTTTCAGTCGGTCTTGAACATGCAGATGATCTCATAGCTGACTTCAAGAAGGCATTCGCGGTCATGGAAACGGCAATTACGAAACAGGATTAA
- a CDS encoding transcriptional regulator yields MRNQIVKSAEYNQVLDMMYLAKDGQISKRRINVLQIGEASFRAYCFLRKSKRTFTIINVLALVPIVLKESRVI; encoded by the coding sequence GTGCGTAATCAGATAGTTAAGTCCGCAGAGTACAATCAAGTCCTGGATATGATGTACTTAGCAAAGGACGGTCAAATCAGCAAGCGGAGAATCAATGTATTACAGATTGGCGAGGCATCATTTCGCGCATACTGTTTTCTACGTAAATCCAAGCGGACTTTTACTATTATTAATGTGCTGGCACTCGTTCCCATCGTACTTAAAGAAAGCAGGGTAATCTAA
- a CDS encoding cysteine desulfurase family protein, which translates to MIYFDNSATTAPDEGVLTSFIEVNKRFFANPASIHLAGKEAETLLERSREQILSILGAPDGELLFTSGGTEANNLAVIGFARALQARGNHLITTKIEHPSVLHSMEYLETQGFEVDYLSVDEQGMISVEELKSKLRKDTILVSIMHVNNEIGTIQPIAECARVIKENSRALFHSDTVQSFGKLAVTLTGDGPDAITISAHKINGLKGSGILALRKGITPEPINYGGGQEKGIRSGTVSVADAVALAKAVRMSATDVEQKDFRQWRNRIITFIEPFENVRVLAPDKAAPHILAVAFLKVKGEVAVNFFQENGITISTSSACSSKNGTAGHVIEAISVNGKFKNGVIRISFGKNNIEQHVVEFEQVFARFMELLGRGNK; encoded by the coding sequence ATGATATATTTTGATAATAGCGCTACAACGGCTCCTGATGAGGGTGTGCTTACATCTTTTATAGAAGTGAACAAGCGTTTTTTTGCGAATCCCGCTTCAATACATCTTGCTGGGAAGGAAGCCGAGACGCTTCTTGAACGATCGAGAGAACAGATTTTATCGATTCTCGGTGCACCTGACGGAGAACTTTTATTCACATCGGGTGGTACGGAAGCCAATAATTTGGCGGTTATCGGTTTTGCACGTGCTTTGCAAGCCAGAGGTAACCATCTCATCACAACAAAAATTGAACATCCTTCTGTTCTTCATTCAATGGAATATTTAGAGACGCAAGGGTTTGAAGTAGATTATTTGTCGGTTGATGAACAAGGAATGATCTCTGTCGAAGAGTTGAAAAGTAAACTTCGGAAAGATACAATACTTGTCAGCATCATGCATGTTAATAATGAAATCGGCACAATACAACCAATCGCTGAATGTGCACGCGTCATTAAAGAGAACTCAAGGGCGCTATTTCATTCGGATACTGTTCAAAGTTTCGGTAAACTAGCGGTTACGTTAACAGGTGACGGTCCGGACGCAATAACGATTTCAGCTCATAAAATTAATGGCTTGAAAGGTTCGGGTATACTCGCATTAAGAAAAGGAATTACACCTGAACCAATTAATTATGGCGGTGGTCAGGAAAAAGGAATACGTAGCGGTACCGTATCTGTAGCAGATGCTGTGGCTTTGGCAAAGGCAGTCCGGATGAGTGCGACCGATGTTGAGCAGAAGGACTTCAGGCAATGGAGAAATCGTATTATAACGTTTATCGAGCCATTTGAAAATGTTCGTGTGCTTGCCCCTGATAAGGCAGCGCCGCATATTTTAGCTGTAGCATTTTTAAAAGTAAAAGGGGAAGTCGCTGTTAACTTCTTTCAAGAAAACGGCATAACGATTTCAACGTCTAGTGCTTGTTCATCGAAAAATGGCACTGCGGGTCATGTTATAGAGGCAATCAGTGTAAACGGAAAGTTTAAAAACGGAGTAATTCGTATTAGCTTTGGAAAAAATAATATTGAACAGCATGTGGTCGAATTCGAGCAAGTATTTGCACGGTTCATGGAACTGCTTGGAAGGGGAAATAAGTAA
- a CDS encoding cobalamin-binding protein, whose protein sequence is MKLVSICPSNTELLAYLGLIDQLVAVDDFSDWPESINSLPRLGPDLSIDMDKLELYKPDLVLASLSVPGMENNIAELEKRKIPHLVLDPQSLDDIAEDLLTVGKACGIEEHALQIKEEYLLFIKDMKKRAQTVEVTPSLYWEWWPKPVFTPGKINWLTEISTISGGLNEFRDVELASVQTDWEDVLKREPDYILLAWVGVRINKVKKDVVLKRPGWKELAAVKNDRFSVMEEELYCRPSPRLLEGALKLAKMIHPEVYANLELPEWVRNA, encoded by the coding sequence ATGAAACTTGTTTCGATTTGTCCAAGTAACACTGAATTACTGGCCTATCTCGGGCTTATCGATCAACTCGTTGCAGTTGATGATTTTTCTGATTGGCCAGAAAGCATTAATAGCCTCCCCCGTCTCGGTCCCGATTTGTCGATTGATATGGATAAATTAGAATTATATAAGCCGGACTTAGTGCTTGCCTCACTCAGTGTTCCTGGAATGGAAAACAATATCGCAGAACTCGAGAAGCGAAAGATTCCACACTTAGTGTTAGATCCGCAAAGCCTGGATGATATCGCAGAAGATTTGTTAACAGTCGGAAAAGCATGCGGAATTGAAGAGCACGCACTTCAAATTAAAGAGGAATATCTGTTATTTATTAAAGACATGAAAAAACGTGCTCAAACAGTCGAAGTTACTCCTTCTTTATACTGGGAATGGTGGCCAAAACCCGTATTTACACCCGGTAAGATTAATTGGCTGACTGAAATAAGCACTATTTCCGGCGGTTTGAATGAATTCCGCGACGTCGAACTTGCCAGTGTCCAAACTGACTGGGAGGATGTGCTAAAAAGAGAACCTGATTATATCCTTCTTGCATGGGTTGGCGTCCGAATCAATAAAGTGAAAAAAGATGTCGTTCTGAAACGGCCCGGTTGGAAAGAGTTAGCTGCAGTGAAAAATGACCGCTTTTCAGTAATGGAAGAAGAACTGTATTGCCGCCCTTCCCCACGACTCCTTGAAGGCGCTTTAAAATTAGCAAAAATGATACACCCGGAAGTATATGCAAATTTGGAGTTACCTGAGTGGGTTAGAAACGCGTAG
- a CDS encoding GAF domain-containing protein: MFQGIDYANDLNVKYQQLTSQLDALLTGEKNIYANLSNTSALLNQFFDRVNWVGFYLMDESELVLGPFQGLPACIRIPLGKGVCGTAAETKKSIIVPDVNAFPGHIACDAASQSEIVIPIIKDGVLLGILDIDSPELNRFTEADQAGLEQLVEVLVKHL; encoded by the coding sequence TTGTTTCAAGGAATTGACTACGCTAATGATTTAAATGTAAAGTATCAACAACTCACAAGTCAATTAGACGCATTGCTGACAGGCGAGAAAAATATCTACGCCAACTTAAGTAACACGTCCGCATTACTCAATCAATTTTTCGACCGCGTCAATTGGGTCGGATTTTACTTAATGGATGAAAGTGAACTAGTGCTAGGTCCTTTCCAAGGTCTTCCAGCTTGTATACGCATTCCCCTTGGAAAAGGCGTCTGCGGAACAGCGGCTGAAACGAAAAAATCAATCATTGTCCCTGACGTTAATGCCTTCCCAGGACATATTGCATGCGATGCAGCTTCACAGTCTGAAATCGTCATTCCGATTATTAAAGATGGTGTCTTACTTGGCATCCTAGATATTGATAGCCCCGAGCTGAACCGTTTCACTGAAGCAGATCAAGCTGGACTTGAACAATTAGTAGAAGTTCTAGTCAAACATCTTTGA
- the ezrA gene encoding septation ring formation regulator EzrA yields MTTFIIAIVALIILTTIAFLFRRKHIQEIGRLEQEKLQIQHKPILEEMTKVKQLNMTGETEEKFERWRREWTELIDIHMPKIDTLLFDVEDVVDRFRFRKATELEKEIQEKIRFCDKKMNDILHELNELVGSEEKNRIEMEKLKEQHRAARKAVLAHQHSFGMTANPLEKELESFNPKFVEYDELTANGNYLLAREIVMALSAKGDHVFTLIHEIPSLLSEIQSKIPASIRELRNGTREMEEQSYYLQHLELTKQLRTIELDLEELLVKMADLQIESVQHCTSEINDRIDSFYDALENEVNAKHYVDEHYNQIAERLHVITILTRETSDEAAFVQESYRLDEKEAQIPQLALKKLGSLDKRFGVLIYRLEEQVSAYSGLQEELQSISEELEQIADEQESFTNRMKNLRIDENNVRAKLEELSRKLQNSERMLHKGNIPGIPDDMEARLEEADEQIYIVTQSLQEVPLNMSLVDSYLENAGKAVDDVTLKVEEMLENVLLIEWIIQYGNRYRASNPEVHARLLDAEESFRQFRYAKALEEAATAVEEMEPGAMKRIEELVKENV; encoded by the coding sequence ATGACAACCTTCATCATTGCTATTGTAGCACTTATCATATTGACGACTATCGCCTTTTTATTCAGGCGCAAACATATCCAAGAAATTGGTCGTTTAGAGCAGGAGAAGCTGCAGATTCAACACAAACCGATCTTGGAAGAGATGACGAAAGTAAAACAATTGAACATGACTGGTGAAACCGAAGAAAAATTCGAGCGTTGGCGCAGAGAATGGACAGAATTGATAGACATACATATGCCGAAAATTGATACATTATTATTTGATGTAGAAGATGTAGTCGATCGTTTCCGTTTTAGAAAAGCAACAGAGTTAGAGAAGGAAATTCAAGAGAAAATCCGATTTTGCGATAAAAAAATGAATGACATTTTGCATGAGTTAAACGAACTCGTTGGCAGTGAAGAGAAAAACCGAATCGAAATGGAAAAATTAAAAGAGCAGCATCGTGCCGCTCGCAAAGCGGTACTCGCTCATCAACATTCGTTTGGGATGACAGCGAATCCGCTGGAAAAAGAACTGGAGTCATTTAACCCGAAATTCGTTGAATACGACGAGTTGACTGCAAATGGCAATTATTTGCTAGCGCGCGAAATTGTTATGGCATTATCAGCAAAGGGAGATCATGTTTTTACGTTGATCCACGAAATTCCATCGTTGCTTTCTGAAATACAAAGCAAAATTCCAGCATCGATTCGTGAACTACGAAATGGGACGAGAGAGATGGAAGAACAGTCCTATTATTTGCAACATCTAGAATTAACAAAACAACTTAGAACAATTGAGCTTGATCTCGAAGAACTGTTGGTAAAAATGGCTGATCTTCAAATTGAATCTGTTCAACATTGTACAAGCGAAATAAATGATCGCATTGATTCATTTTATGATGCGCTTGAAAATGAAGTGAATGCAAAGCATTATGTAGACGAACACTATAACCAAATTGCTGAGAGGCTTCACGTAATAACGATCTTGACAAGAGAAACTTCAGACGAGGCAGCTTTTGTTCAAGAAAGTTATCGACTAGATGAAAAAGAAGCACAAATTCCACAACTGGCTCTCAAAAAGTTAGGTTCTCTCGACAAACGATTTGGTGTGCTTATTTATAGGCTTGAGGAACAAGTATCTGCTTATTCGGGATTACAGGAAGAGTTGCAATCCATTTCCGAAGAACTAGAACAAATAGCTGATGAACAGGAAAGTTTCACAAATCGTATGAAAAACTTGCGAATTGATGAAAATAATGTTCGGGCTAAATTGGAAGAACTGTCGCGTAAATTGCAAAATTCGGAACGTATGCTACATAAGGGAAATATTCCTGGTATACCAGATGATATGGAAGCGCGTCTTGAAGAGGCCGATGAACAAATTTATATCGTGACACAAAGTTTACAGGAAGTACCCCTTAATATGAGTCTCGTCGATTCTTATTTAGAGAATGCGGGGAAAGCTGTAGATGATGTCACCTTGAAAGTTGAAGAAATGCTTGAGAATGTATTGCTAATTGAGTGGATCATCCAATACGGAAACAGGTACCGTGCATCTAATCCGGAAGTTCACGCCCGCTTGTTAGATGCGGAAGAGTCTTTCAGACAATTCCGTTATGCAAAAGCATTGGAAGAAGCGGCAACAGCGGTTGAAGAAATGGAACCGGGTGCTATGAAACGAATTGAAGAACTTGTGAAAGAAAACGTCTGA
- the rpsD gene encoding 30S ribosomal protein S4 encodes MARYTGPSWKLSRRLGISLTGTGKEIEKRPYGPGQHGPNQRIKLSEYGKQLQEKQKLRFMFGVNERQFKTMFNKAGKMPGKHGVNFMILLETRLDNVVYRMGLARTRRASRQLVNHGHIMVDGKRVDIPSFSVKPGQEISLREKSQNLDVVNESLEVNSYVPEYVTFNKDTKVGQFVRMPERSELAAEINESLIVEFYSR; translated from the coding sequence ATGGCTCGTTATACAGGTCCATCTTGGAAACTTTCCCGTCGTCTTGGGATTTCACTTACAGGCACTGGAAAAGAAATCGAAAAACGCCCTTACGGTCCGGGACAACACGGTCCTAACCAACGCATAAAACTTTCTGAATACGGAAAGCAATTACAAGAGAAACAAAAACTTCGTTTTATGTTTGGCGTAAACGAACGTCAATTCAAAACAATGTTCAACAAAGCTGGTAAAATGCCTGGTAAACACGGTGTTAACTTCATGATTCTTCTTGAGACTCGTCTTGATAACGTTGTATACCGCATGGGTCTTGCACGCACACGTCGTGCATCACGCCAACTTGTAAACCACGGCCATATCATGGTTGATGGTAAACGCGTTGACATCCCTTCTTTCAGCGTTAAACCTGGTCAAGAAATTTCTCTTCGTGAGAAATCTCAAAACCTTGATGTTGTTAATGAATCGCTTGAAGTGAACAGCTATGTTCCTGAATACGTTACATTCAACAAAGACACTAAAGTCGGTCAATTCGTACGTATGCCTGAGCGCAGCGAACTTGCAGCAGAAATTAACGAATCACTTATCGTTGAATTCTACTCACGTTAA
- a CDS encoding tyrosine-type recombinase/integrase → MIWRCALLSNDASVSAFIVGFKNFNSSFSFGGGTFIGDNTLSACFDRIEKKTKTKRITPHGLRHTHATILIGQKKSLKTIDDRLGNTPAMILDVYGHSFRELEIESVEAFSYAMNL, encoded by the coding sequence ATGATTTGGCGATGCGCTTTACTCAGTAATGACGCTTCAGTCTCTGCTTTTATTGTTGGGTTTAAAAATTTCAATTCCTCATTCTCCTTTGGTGGCGGTACCTTCATCGGAGATAATACGTTATCTGCCTGTTTTGATAGAATCGAAAAGAAAACGAAAACCAAAAGAATCACACCGCACGGATTACGACATACCCACGCGACAATTCTTATCGGGCAAAAAAAATCGTTAAAAACTATTGATGATCGGTTGGGAAATACTCCGGCGATGATACTGGATGTTTACGGTCACTCGTTTAGAGAGTTAGAAATAGAGTCCGTTGAGGCTTTCAGTTATGCAATGAATTTGTAG